The following proteins come from a genomic window of bacterium:
- a CDS encoding MGMT family protein: MSSSAAGKAKTNKALPSFNDKVLRIVRRIPRGKLLSYGQVAAMAGSPRAARIVGGILFRLGPGTKLPWQRVINSQGGISTFRVGSGERQMALLKAEGIRFNRGGRTNLKLYQWVPSTRILKEFEVKDDLAILLNFRPDF, translated from the coding sequence ATGAGCTCTTCCGCCGCTGGCAAGGCCAAGACAAATAAAGCGCTGCCAAGCTTCAACGACAAGGTCTTGCGGATCGTCCGGCGCATCCCGCGGGGCAAGCTGCTCAGCTACGGCCAAGTCGCCGCGATGGCCGGCTCGCCGCGGGCGGCCCGGATCGTCGGCGGTATCCTCTTCCGGCTGGGTCCGGGAACCAAGCTGCCTTGGCAGCGGGTGATCAATTCCCAGGGCGGCATCTCGACCTTCCGCGTCGGCTCCGGCGAGCGGCAAATGGCCTTGCTGAAGGCGGAGGGAATTCGCTTCAACCGGGGCGGTCGAACTAATTTAAAGCTTTATCAATGGGTTCCATCCACCCGAATTCTCAAGGAATTTGAGGTCAAGGATGACTTGGCGATTTTGCTCAATTTTCGCCCCGATTTCTGA
- a CDS encoding UbiX family flavin prenyltransferase, which translates to MKRLIVGISGSSSPALGIRLLEVLRDRGEIETHLVLSDTVEKTLAYEAPEWSVEKLRSLAHHWHSVKNLAAPIASGSFPVDAMAVVPCSMRSLAAIAHGFGDNLLTRAADVTLKERRPLVLVTRETPLNLAHLRNMTAVTEMGGVILPPVLAFYHRPQSVQDLIDHTVGKVLDVLKIPHELFRRWQGQDK; encoded by the coding sequence ATGAAGCGGCTCATCGTCGGAATTTCGGGTTCGAGCTCGCCGGCCTTGGGCATTCGGCTATTGGAGGTCCTCCGTGATCGCGGTGAGATCGAGACCCACTTGGTGTTGAGCGACACCGTCGAGAAGACCTTGGCCTACGAAGCCCCCGAGTGGTCGGTCGAGAAGCTGCGATCCTTGGCCCATCACTGGCATTCGGTGAAAAATCTCGCGGCGCCCATCGCCAGCGGCAGCTTTCCGGTCGACGCGATGGCGGTGGTGCCTTGCAGCATGCGCAGCCTCGCGGCCATCGCCCACGGCTTCGGCGACAATCTCCTCACCCGGGCCGCCGACGTGACCTTGAAGGAGCGGCGGCCCTTGGTCCTCGTCACCCGGGAGACGCCGCTCAACTTGGCCCACCTCCGCAACATGACGGCGGTGACCGAGATGGGCGGGGTGATCCTGCCGCCGGTTTTGGCTTTCTATCATCGCCCCCAATCGGTGCAGGACTTGATCGATCACACGGTCGGAAAGGTCCTCGACGTTTTGAAGATCCCCCATGAGCTCTTCCGCCGCTGGCAAGGCCAAGACAAATAA
- the pdxA gene encoding 4-hydroxythreonine-4-phosphate dehydrogenase PdxA has protein sequence MKHRMASSRTIGVTMGDPLGIGAEIILKALSRWKGRSSIKVFGDPHLLKELPRGELQPISLGSSGRKPTAEEAGQASVAYLDAAMAAWRSGGIDALVTAPIAKHHVNLAGFPFPGHTEYLAAQTKTEKFAMMMAGPKLKVTLVTIHEPLKRVPELLSVAKILETIEITHRALRERFGIAKPRLAVCGLNPHAGEEGLLGREEIELIAPAIAEARRRGFDCAGPKVPDAVFHEAYQGNWDALVCMYHDQGLIPFKMVHFADGVNVTLGLPLVRTSPDHGTAFDIAGQGKADPSSMIAALKLAEEMLG, from the coding sequence ATGAAACATCGTATGGCTTCCTCTCGAACAATCGGCGTGACCATGGGCGATCCTCTCGGCATCGGAGCCGAGATCATCCTCAAGGCCCTGAGCCGCTGGAAGGGTCGAAGCTCCATCAAGGTCTTCGGCGATCCCCACCTTTTGAAAGAGCTGCCCCGGGGCGAGCTCCAGCCGATTTCCCTCGGCAGTAGCGGCCGCAAGCCGACCGCCGAAGAGGCCGGCCAAGCCTCGGTCGCCTACCTCGACGCCGCGATGGCGGCTTGGCGGAGCGGCGGTATCGACGCCTTGGTCACCGCGCCGATCGCCAAGCACCATGTCAACCTCGCCGGCTTTCCCTTTCCCGGCCACACCGAGTACCTCGCCGCCCAGACCAAGACTGAAAAATTCGCCATGATGATGGCCGGGCCGAAGCTGAAGGTGACCTTGGTCACGATCCACGAGCCCTTGAAGCGGGTGCCGGAGCTGCTCAGCGTCGCCAAGATCCTCGAGACGATCGAAATCACCCACCGGGCCCTGCGCGAGCGCTTCGGCATCGCCAAGCCGCGGCTGGCGGTCTGCGGTCTCAATCCCCACGCCGGCGAGGAAGGCCTGCTGGGCCGGGAAGAGATCGAGCTCATCGCTCCGGCGATCGCCGAGGCTCGGCGCCGGGGTTTCGATTGCGCGGGCCCGAAAGTGCCCGATGCCGTCTTTCATGAAGCCTATCAGGGAAATTGGGACGCCTTGGTCTGCATGTATCATGACCAGGGCTTGATCCCTTTCAAGATGGTCCACTTCGCCGATGGCGTGAACGTGACTTTGGGGCTCCCGCTGGTGCGCACCAGTCCCGACCACGGCACCGCCTTCGACATCGCCGGCCAGGGCAAGGCCGATCCCTCCTCGATGATCGCCGCCCTGAAGCTAGCCGAGGAGATGCTGGGATGA
- a CDS encoding peptidyl-prolyl cis-trans isomerase, whose protein sequence is MKPKKISLSLSLFALLAAAPPLKAEVVDKVVAVVNDEPVMLFEVDRLMAANLEDIKKAEGGQAKKDKFASYRSMALDRLIGDKLLDQQMAQMKLQVTDEDVQKAAGNIMQRNSLSKEDLVKQLASKGITYDQYLIDLKSQLKKVKFVGQVIAPRIKVTDADLDEFFAAHSEQFGRFQSVQMGQVILPLSPGAGDAELAQAQARAQEVIQKAKKGDNFEELGKKYSASAGTAVPTIYQVNQLAPAIAEALSELKPGDVSQPVRTELGLHVVKLFERKTLAGDEYQAVREQLREKVFQEKVQEELEKYVNELKGKSYIQVKSLS, encoded by the coding sequence ATGAAGCCGAAGAAAATTTCCTTAAGCCTAAGTCTGTTCGCCCTGCTGGCGGCCGCCCCGCCGTTGAAGGCCGAGGTGGTCGACAAAGTCGTCGCCGTGGTCAACGATGAGCCGGTCATGCTCTTCGAAGTCGACCGGCTGATGGCCGCCAATCTCGAAGATATCAAGAAGGCCGAGGGCGGTCAGGCGAAGAAGGACAAGTTTGCCAGCTACCGCAGCATGGCCTTGGACCGACTGATCGGCGACAAGCTGCTCGACCAACAGATGGCTCAGATGAAGCTCCAAGTCACCGACGAGGACGTGCAGAAGGCCGCCGGCAACATCATGCAGCGGAACTCCCTGAGCAAGGAAGATTTGGTCAAGCAGCTCGCCTCCAAGGGCATCACCTACGACCAATACCTCATCGACCTGAAGTCCCAGCTGAAGAAGGTGAAGTTCGTCGGCCAAGTCATCGCGCCGCGGATCAAGGTCACCGACGCCGACCTTGACGAGTTTTTCGCCGCCCACAGCGAGCAATTCGGCCGTTTCCAGAGCGTCCAGATGGGGCAGGTCATCCTGCCGCTTTCGCCGGGCGCCGGCGACGCCGAGCTGGCCCAGGCCCAGGCCCGGGCTCAAGAGGTGATTCAAAAGGCCAAGAAGGGCGACAATTTCGAGGAGCTCGGAAAGAAATACTCGGCCTCGGCCGGAACCGCCGTGCCGACGATTTATCAAGTCAACCAACTGGCTCCGGCCATTGCCGAAGCTCTTTCGGAGCTCAAGCCCGGAGACGTCAGCCAACCGGTCCGCACCGAGCTCGGCCTCCACGTGGTGAAGCTCTTCGAGCGCAAGACCCTGGCCGGCGACGAATACCAGGCGGTGCGCGAGCAGCTTCGCGAGAAGGTTTTCCAAGAGAAGGTTCAGGAAGAGCTCGAAAAATACGTCAACGAGCTGAAGGGCAAGAGCTACATCCAGGTCAAAAGCCTTTCGTAG
- a CDS encoding peptidyl-prolyl cis-trans isomerase yields MRKLHAILALPVLLAACQKFDFSRTVATIDGEPVPAQELRRVLLREKEKYPPEKLGSGSEFVKIKEKTLNELIDRKLLLKEATAQGTYLSEQEFQEELRKYKSNYTELAFQRMLQERGMSNEEWLQLRRESFIVGKFLAQQNPEAKATTPAAVQKYYDEHLAEFQVPESVHVRQIVTDTKEKAESILRRLKQGENFAKLARDLSLSPDRSEGGDLGFIRRGSFPREFEVCFTMNPGEISPIIPSVYGFHLFKVLEKVPGRTLDLTEVSNKIYVQLKQQSREEYLNTLLAGLRSQAKIEINREVLEKMPL; encoded by the coding sequence ATGCGCAAGCTCCACGCCATTTTGGCCCTCCCGGTCCTCTTGGCCGCCTGCCAGAAATTCGACTTCAGCCGGACGGTGGCCACCATCGACGGCGAGCCGGTTCCGGCTCAGGAGCTGCGCCGCGTTCTGCTGCGGGAGAAAGAGAAATATCCGCCGGAAAAGCTCGGCTCGGGAAGTGAGTTCGTCAAGATCAAGGAGAAGACTCTGAACGAGCTGATCGACCGCAAGCTCCTCCTCAAGGAAGCCACCGCTCAGGGGACCTACCTCAGCGAGCAGGAATTCCAAGAGGAGCTTCGCAAGTACAAGAGCAACTACACCGAGCTCGCCTTCCAAAGGATGCTGCAGGAGCGGGGCATGTCCAACGAGGAGTGGCTCCAGTTGCGCCGCGAGAGCTTCATCGTCGGGAAATTCCTGGCCCAGCAGAATCCCGAAGCCAAGGCGACCACGCCGGCGGCGGTCCAGAAATATTACGACGAGCACCTCGCCGAATTCCAAGTCCCGGAGTCGGTCCACGTCCGGCAGATCGTCACCGACACCAAGGAGAAGGCCGAATCGATCCTCCGGCGCCTCAAGCAGGGCGAAAATTTCGCCAAGCTGGCGCGGGACCTCTCGCTCTCGCCGGACCGCAGCGAGGGCGGCGACCTCGGTTTCATCCGTCGGGGCAGCTTTCCCCGCGAATTCGAGGTCTGTTTCACGATGAATCCCGGCGAAATATCCCCAATTATTCCAAGTGTTTACGGCTTCCACCTTTTCAAGGTCCTGGAAAAGGTCCCAGGCCGCACCCTGGACTTGACCGAGGTCTCCAACAAGATTTACGTGCAACTCAAGCAGCAAAGCCGCGAAGAATACTTGAACACTCTTTTGGCAGGGCTGCGTAGCCAGGCCAAGATCGAGATCAACCGGGAAGTTCTGGAGAAAATGCCCTTATGA
- the mfd gene encoding transcription-repair coupling factor yields MQRLDEILPKADSGLELSGLHGSALGFAVARLFQKRAEPLLLFVPDPKSAQELKEDLTFFLGTSAPVLMLPPVGILPYYGLSPNPDALAERLSLLHELRQRREPYVAIFSMSALNRRLPPKAIFSEHSDYVVAGEEMDRDGLVARLTAAGYLHVPVVEDPGTFCKRGGILDVYSPQLARPVRMEFFGDLVESLRHFDPESQRSEEAIEEFVVIPAREVLMTEASVTLALRRFRERADELGLPKSERDPFTEALKHRMAPPALETYLPFFYEKTATVFDYLPAKGLCLWVEPELSKAQFEELSKEAAAAHQASHTLERLVSPADLLLEWREVAEELKRRGTWVYRALSSGPEVRTFQTSTHEELSALLKHAHLSEEMLAPLVERLKEWMRIGVRLLMVAGTHSQRLRLQDLLERAGLPLRDLPGGFAEFAQLKDQAKAVYVCEGHVAKGFLWAGEGLALLTDQEIFGEKQRRRRAEAKKAQAFTTFEELAEGDYIVHEEHGLGVYRGLQNLNLDGQPNDFLLLEYLGNDKLYLPVYRLNLVSRYTAQEGHIPRLDKLGAGTWDKNKAKVRKALRAMAGELLKLYAERAAQHGYAFSPGGVLYEEFEATFPFEETPDQDRAIREVNRDMDEPRPMDRLICGDVGFGKTEVAMRAAFRSVVDNKQVAVLVPTTVLALQHERNFRSRFQNFPAKVEMLSRFVKPKRQQEILEELRQGKVDILIGTHSILGREVHFKDLGLVIVDEEHRFGVAQKEKIKRFKRLADVVTLTATPIPRTLNMSLSGIRDLSVIATPPVDRLSIQTFVASYNEGLIREAILRELSRGGQVYFIHNRVQSIRDMKRRLEELVPEAKVEIGHGQMEEGELESVMIRFLNREFNVFLCTTIVESGLDIPSANTMIVNRADTFGLAQLYQLRGRIGRSNLRAYAYLMIPGQEAITSQARARLAVLQRYTDLGSGFKIAAHDLEIRGAGNLLGPEQSGHIAAVGYEMYTRLLEEAILEVKGETRPEAPDPELQLKLAAAIPEDYIPETTMRLTLYKRLASVADEAELDALGEEIHDRFGKLPETVQNLLTVMRIKALARRVWAKQVRLESKRAVFVFDPNAPLDVAELTRTIAKEPERFRWLAPQELAMGFKPGKEGAAIESIQKFLAGLRLAE; encoded by the coding sequence ATGCAGCGCTTGGACGAAATCCTGCCGAAAGCCGATTCCGGCTTGGAGCTCAGCGGCCTTCATGGTTCCGCCTTGGGCTTTGCCGTCGCGCGCCTTTTTCAGAAGCGGGCCGAGCCGCTGCTGCTCTTCGTGCCCGATCCCAAAAGCGCCCAGGAGCTCAAGGAGGACCTGACCTTCTTCCTCGGGACTTCCGCGCCGGTCCTAATGCTGCCGCCGGTCGGCATCCTCCCTTATTACGGCTTGAGCCCCAATCCCGACGCCTTGGCCGAGCGGCTCTCGCTGCTTCACGAGCTGCGCCAGCGCCGCGAGCCCTACGTCGCCATCTTTTCGATGTCGGCCCTGAACCGCCGCCTGCCGCCTAAGGCGATCTTCAGCGAGCATTCGGACTATGTCGTGGCCGGCGAGGAGATGGATCGCGACGGATTGGTGGCCCGGCTGACGGCCGCCGGCTACCTTCACGTGCCGGTGGTCGAGGATCCGGGGACCTTCTGCAAGCGTGGCGGCATTCTCGACGTCTACTCGCCGCAGCTGGCCCGGCCGGTGCGGATGGAATTTTTCGGCGACTTGGTCGAAAGCCTGCGCCACTTCGATCCCGAGAGCCAACGTTCCGAGGAAGCCATCGAGGAATTCGTCGTCATCCCGGCCCGCGAAGTCTTGATGACCGAGGCCAGCGTCACCCTGGCGCTCCGGCGCTTCCGGGAGCGGGCCGACGAGCTGGGTCTGCCCAAATCGGAGCGCGATCCTTTCACCGAGGCGCTCAAGCACCGGATGGCGCCGCCGGCGCTCGAGACCTACCTGCCGTTCTTTTACGAAAAGACGGCCACCGTCTTCGATTACCTTCCGGCCAAGGGACTTTGCCTCTGGGTCGAGCCCGAGCTTTCGAAGGCCCAATTCGAGGAGCTGTCGAAAGAGGCCGCGGCCGCCCATCAGGCCAGCCACACCCTGGAGCGCCTGGTATCGCCGGCCGATCTGCTGCTGGAGTGGCGGGAAGTGGCGGAGGAGCTGAAGCGGCGGGGGACTTGGGTTTACCGGGCCCTGAGCTCGGGCCCCGAGGTTCGGACTTTTCAAACTTCGACCCACGAGGAGCTGAGCGCCCTGCTGAAGCATGCTCACCTGAGCGAGGAGATGCTGGCGCCGCTGGTCGAGCGCTTGAAGGAATGGATGCGGATCGGAGTTCGGCTGTTGATGGTCGCCGGGACTCATTCCCAGCGATTGCGGTTGCAAGATTTGCTGGAGCGGGCCGGATTGCCGCTCCGCGATCTCCCCGGCGGCTTCGCCGAGTTCGCTCAGCTGAAGGATCAGGCCAAAGCGGTCTATGTCTGCGAAGGCCATGTCGCCAAGGGCTTCCTCTGGGCCGGCGAGGGCTTGGCCCTGCTCACCGACCAGGAGATTTTCGGCGAGAAGCAGCGTCGCCGCCGGGCCGAGGCCAAGAAAGCCCAGGCTTTCACCACCTTCGAAGAGCTGGCCGAGGGTGATTACATCGTCCACGAGGAGCACGGGCTCGGCGTCTACCGGGGCCTGCAAAATCTCAACCTCGACGGTCAGCCCAACGACTTCCTCCTCCTGGAGTATCTCGGCAACGACAAGCTTTACCTCCCGGTCTACCGCCTGAACCTAGTGAGCCGCTACACCGCTCAGGAGGGCCACATTCCCCGCCTCGATAAGCTCGGCGCCGGGACCTGGGACAAGAACAAGGCCAAGGTCCGCAAGGCCTTGCGGGCCATGGCCGGCGAGCTGCTCAAGCTTTATGCCGAACGGGCCGCCCAGCATGGTTATGCCTTCAGTCCGGGCGGCGTGCTCTACGAGGAGTTCGAGGCGACCTTCCCCTTCGAGGAGACGCCGGATCAGGACCGGGCGATTCGGGAGGTCAACCGCGACATGGACGAGCCCCGGCCGATGGACCGCCTGATCTGCGGCGACGTCGGCTTCGGCAAGACCGAAGTCGCGATGCGGGCGGCTTTCCGGTCGGTGGTCGACAACAAGCAGGTGGCGGTGCTGGTTCCGACGACGGTGCTGGCGCTGCAGCACGAGCGAAACTTCCGAAGCCGTTTCCAGAATTTTCCGGCCAAGGTCGAGATGCTCTCGCGCTTCGTCAAGCCCAAGCGCCAACAGGAAATCCTGGAGGAGCTGCGCCAAGGCAAGGTCGACATCCTCATCGGCACCCATTCGATCCTCGGCCGGGAAGTCCATTTCAAGGATTTGGGCTTGGTCATCGTCGACGAGGAGCACCGCTTCGGCGTCGCCCAGAAGGAGAAGATCAAGCGCTTCAAGCGGCTGGCCGACGTCGTCACGCTGACCGCGACGCCGATCCCCCGCACCCTCAACATGTCGCTCTCCGGAATCCGCGATCTTTCGGTGATCGCGACGCCGCCGGTCGACCGGCTCTCGATCCAAACTTTCGTCGCGTCTTACAACGAGGGCCTGATCCGCGAAGCCATTCTCCGCGAGCTTTCCCGCGGCGGCCAGGTCTACTTCATCCACAACCGGGTTCAGAGCATCCGGGACATGAAACGGCGATTGGAAGAGCTGGTGCCCGAGGCCAAAGTCGAGATCGGCCACGGTCAGATGGAGGAGGGCGAGCTCGAGTCGGTGATGATCCGCTTCCTCAACCGCGAGTTCAACGTCTTCCTTTGCACCACCATCGTCGAGTCGGGCCTCGACATCCCCTCGGCCAACACGATGATCGTCAACCGCGCCGACACTTTCGGCTTGGCCCAGCTCTACCAGCTCCGCGGACGGATCGGGCGCTCCAATTTGCGGGCCTATGCCTACTTGATGATACCGGGTCAGGAAGCCATCACCAGCCAGGCCCGGGCCCGGCTGGCGGTCTTGCAGCGTTACACCGATCTCGGCTCGGGCTTCAAAATCGCCGCTCACGATCTCGAGATCCGGGGCGCCGGCAACTTGCTCGGGCCGGAGCAGTCCGGCCACATCGCGGCGGTCGGTTATGAGATGTACACCCGCCTGCTCGAGGAGGCGATTCTCGAGGTCAAGGGCGAGACCCGGCCCGAGGCCCCCGACCCCGAGCTCCAGCTCAAGCTGGCCGCGGCCATCCCGGAAGATTACATCCCCGAAACGACGATGCGGCTCACCCTTTACAAGCGGCTGGCTTCGGTGGCCGACGAGGCCGAGCTCGATGCCCTGGGCGAGGAGATTCACGACCGCTTCGGCAAGCTGCCCGAGACCGTGCAAAACCTCCTGACCGTGATGCGGATCAAGGCCCTGGCCCGGCGGGTTTGGGCCAAGCAGGTTCGGTTGGAGAGCAAGCGGGCGGTCTTCGTCTTCGATCCCAACGCGCCGCTCGACGTCGCCGAATTGACCCGGACGATCGCCAAGGAGCCGGAGCGCTTCCGCTGGTTGGCGCCGCAGGAGCTGGCGATGGGGTTCAAGCCCGGCAAGGAGGGTGCGGCCATCGAATCGATTCAGAAGTTTTTGGCGGGCTTGAGGCTGGCGGAGTAG
- a CDS encoding tetratricopeptide repeat protein produces MTKLLRIFFLVFSFFSLSAFRHIPQGATEEILNQALQGQSLIFNRRYPEAKALFSQLAQQYPDSALGSFGLMALYNAQMFENFDFSLDSTFEEEQKRNKIVVDKIAKNESSSAWENFLCGASSGLRGFYYVRKDEYLKAMGESGQAKKCLERALNKDPAFTDVYLGLGLYDYWRSVFTSRIKFLPFFKDRRKEGIEQIQRAINESIVAGDLALAAMTFVYHEQNNGAKGVPLAQTLLDKYPSNIMMRNLKGNFLSLNRKFPEAQATLDEVLAMAPEVNVARYFKALAYNRAGDKKMAAATFQEFLDHNPPKAWQAYAHYMLGVLALQDGKREEAWKHFKAGENAYGDYTPNLKMILKMRRGEV; encoded by the coding sequence ATGACTAAGCTCCTGCGAATTTTCTTCCTTGTGTTCAGCTTCTTCAGCCTCAGCGCTTTCCGCCACATTCCCCAAGGCGCCACCGAGGAAATTCTCAACCAGGCCCTCCAAGGCCAAAGCCTGATCTTCAACCGGCGCTACCCCGAGGCCAAAGCCCTCTTCTCCCAACTGGCCCAACAATATCCCGATTCGGCCCTCGGCTCCTTCGGCTTGATGGCGCTCTACAATGCCCAGATGTTCGAGAACTTCGACTTTTCGCTCGATTCGACCTTCGAGGAAGAGCAGAAGCGCAACAAGATCGTCGTCGACAAGATCGCCAAGAACGAGAGCTCCAGCGCCTGGGAGAACTTCCTCTGCGGTGCCTCCAGCGGTCTCCGCGGCTTCTACTACGTGCGCAAGGACGAGTACCTCAAGGCCATGGGCGAAAGCGGCCAAGCCAAAAAGTGCCTGGAGCGGGCTCTGAACAAGGACCCGGCCTTCACCGACGTCTATCTGGGCCTGGGCCTCTACGATTACTGGCGAAGCGTGTTCACCAGCCGAATCAAATTCCTGCCCTTCTTCAAGGATCGCCGGAAGGAAGGCATCGAGCAGATCCAGCGCGCAATCAATGAGTCGATCGTCGCCGGCGACCTGGCGCTGGCCGCCATGACTTTCGTCTATCATGAACAGAATAATGGCGCGAAAGGCGTCCCGCTCGCCCAAACCCTGCTCGACAAGTATCCGAGCAACATCATGATGCGAAACCTCAAGGGCAATTTCCTCTCCCTCAACCGGAAATTCCCCGAGGCCCAGGCCACCCTCGACGAGGTGTTGGCGATGGCGCCGGAAGTCAACGTCGCCCGCTACTTCAAGGCCCTGGCCTATAACCGGGCCGGCGACAAAAAAATGGCGGCCGCGACCTTCCAGGAATTCCTCGATCACAACCCGCCCAAGGCTTGGCAGGCCTATGCCCACTACATGCTGGGCGTCCTGGCTCTTCAGGACGGCAAGCGGGAGGAGGCGTGGAAGCATTTCAAGGCCGGCGAGAACGCCTACGGCGACTACACACCCAACCTCAAGATGATCCTCAAGATGCGAAGGGGCGAAGTGTAG